gcgatccccggcaaggagggtaaggtgctacgtctgcgcaaggccctctatggcttgcggcaggccccgagggcgtggaacgccaagctggactccacgctcaaggggatgggcttcgagcaaagcccgcacgaggcggccatctaccggcggggcaaaggaggcaatgccctgctggtgggtgtctacgtcgacgacttggtgatcaccggcaccaaggatgcggaggtggcagtgttcaaggaggagatgaaggccaccttccagatgagcgacttggggcctctctccttctacctggggatcgaggtgcaccaggacgactccgggatcacacttcgacagaccgcctacgccaagcgcgtcgtcgagctcgttgggctcaccgactgcaacccagccctcactccgatggaggagaggctgaagctgagccgtgacagcacggcggaggaggtggacgctactcagtaccggcgtcttgtggggagcctccgctacctcgcccacacacggccggacttggcgttctccgtcggctacgtcagtcggttcatgcagcgaccgacgacggagcaccagcaggccgtgaagaggatcatccgctatgttgcggggactctcgaccacggtctccactacccgaggtgccctggggcggcacacttcgtcgggtacagcgacagcgaccacgccggcgacatcgacaccagcaagagtacgagcgggatcctcttcttccttggcgagtgcctcgttagctggcagtcggtcaagcagcaggtggtggccttgtccagctacgaggccgagtacatagcggcctccactgcgtcgactcaggcgctctggctcgctcggCTGCTGGGTGATCTACTCGGCAGAGACATTGGAgcggtggagctcagggtggacagcaagtccgccCTGGCCTTGGCGACGAACCCCGTTTTCCAtgaacggagcaagcacatccgggtgaggtaccacttcatccgaggctgcttggaggacGGGAGCATCAAGGcaagctacatcaacaccaaggaccAGCTTGCAGacctgctcaccaagccccttgggaggatcaagttccttgagctctgctccaggaccgggatggtccaatcctcccacaagacgacgcacaagacttagggggagaatgatggataagtctttgtGCTGGATGGATAAGGCATAGAGTCCTTGCAAGGACCAAGGCATATATTCCTTTAGCATatttcagtttgctaggacagcatcttgctaggacagtcagtttgctaggacagcatctagctttagttcttttgactagcatcttagcatcttttgctgcagCAAGCTTTGGCTGCCTGCCTTGGCTGCCTATAAGTATGTATCCCCAGCcccttgggttggcatggctttgagtttgtgaatatgagaaaaccagaaaattgctccaagttcattgtcatcctctcagctcaataagagttagaattgagcttctaacagaggacgatccgggcgcgagacccctggtgatctcctcgagggcgaggtcgtcccggacctgcaggaagaaggggaagggcctctggcgggtgatccatgtcttcaggtggtcataggtgctgctcaggcctcgcaggacattgagcaccaagacccgatcgaaCACAAGacacccgaggtcgtgaagaacatcagccatgcccttcatccgccggcagaaCTCACCAACGTagaggtccccctgctcgaAGGTGCGAAAGGTGGCGTCAAGCTAGAGAGCAcggaactcggcgttgccgaggaactgcccctcgagcgccaaccaggcctgtcgcgcggtgccgccgtgggtcctgacgaggtcctgaagatctagggagatggtcccaaagatccaggacatggcgacgctgtcgagacGCAGCCACACCACGTCCCGCGCCGCGATCGGCGAGTCGACGAGTACGTGGTCATCGAGGACGTAGCGGCGAAGGacgaggacctggtcccgccagcgtccgtaggaggacgtggggtcgaggaggacggtgactAGGGACCGGATGTTCTGAatgccggcggcctggaggtggagctgggcgaccatggggtcggtcgggtcgtgccGGGGTCCAGATCCAGGGGCCGGGGACTGGTAGGAAGAGGAGGCGCCGTGCTCGGGGACGACGGGATGCTGTCCGGAGGAGACACGGAAgtagtgctccgcctcggcgacccggagggcgagagcatcggccgtggcgcgctcgcgctccaaagcaagggcagccacgcggacccgctcctaggccgccgaagcctccgacttggcggcgaggagggccgcagcAAGAGCGGCGTCGACCTGCTGCCctcggagagcggcggcggcgagcggcgcatccgcgggcgCCATCCCGAGTCCAGACCACGCGGGAGCGGGCGCTGTCGGTATGGGGAGGATCTCAGGAACGGCGGCGTCAGCGGCAGGCTGCTTGCCGgtagcgacggcggcgcggtgagcggctgtagcggcggcggcggtgtcgggCACCAGTGAGGGCTGCACCTGCACGGGCCCCTGCGCGGGCGGCGCCCCTGCAGGAGGCCCCTGCGCGGGCGGCGCCCCTGCAGGAGGCCCTGCACGGGCGGAGGTGGTGGCCCCTGCACGGGACCCTGCacgggcaggggcggcgccccctgCAGGGGATCCTGCGGCGGATCGGCGGCGCCCGCTGCGCCCTCCGGTGCTGGTCCGAGGGGGACCAGGGCGGCGGCTGGGGAGCGCCCGCCCGGAGAGGACtaggcggcagcggcaggggtgccggcggccggcccggcGGCAGTAGCAGAGGACCACGCACTCAGAGAGGAccaggcagcggcggcagcaggggatccggcggccggcccagcggcggcagcagaggaggaggggaggagagggaaggaggagagaggaggcggcgccggcggccggtggccggccatggcggcggcggcggccctgggttgggagggaggagaggagaaacACTAGCCAAATGATACCATGTTAGAGGGAATAATTAGATgtatttctccaaaccctagatgggtgggatatatagttcctatacatgggcctctagatgggcctctatacatgggctcaatatacaccaacagtaATAGTCCAGGTAACTAGTACTCGATTTCAAAATATGTGGAAGGGGAGAGACATCACGAAGGCATTGCTTGAAAGGTCAAGAAAAGGCACCAGAAAGCCTGTTTCTACCCGTACAGGAACATCATTGCCACAGGCCAGGTCTTAACCCATATTTTTTGGGAAACACATGACAAGGGGCCTTTTTTCTGTGAGAACCAGAGCCCGAGCCCAGGTGGATAGCCTTACAACTGGAGGGCTTTACAACCATGCTACAAGCATGTTCTCCACAAGGCACTACGATCATTTATATGAAAGCAATTAACCAGTATTTTCTTATTGTTGAGCATATAAAGTAGGATACTCTAGTCTAGAAAGCAGTATCCAACTATTTGGTTCAATCTGCAGGCACAGATGATCATGCAAAGTATTCATAAATCAACAACCAATACAATACAATAAAGAAGGATGGTCATATCTTTTATTTGTATTCTTTTTCATAAAAAACGAAATGATCtacaagcaaacaaaaaaaaggaaactggGAAAGGATAGCACAAACTACACGTTATAACTAAGGAAATACCCATATATTCCTTGGCAGCAATAGACCAACCAGTGAAGCAGGGACAAACATTAAGAACGCCAAATAAGGGTGAGCAAACCTGCATCCATGCAATGAACATATAAGAACAAAATTGCTATCTATGGCATTTGCAACTTTTATGGAAAAATACATCATTAAAATAGTCAGGCAGCATGGCTGTCTCTTTCAGGACTCAAAATTGGCATAAAATGTCTGAGCATGCCATGACTGCAAAACCTGAAGGGCAAAATAGTCCATTCATCAACACTGTAACACCTATGCCCCTGTGGCGAAAAACCTCAATTTTATAATGACCTAGCTAAATTGCAAAAAGTTAGTGGTAAATGCCAGCAAAGCTCAGGGTACTGCTACTGCAGGAAATTTCACATTAATACATAGGTTCGTTGCACATTCTAGTATGCAAGTGAGAAAGCACCTTAAAGGCACAAGACCACAGTGCGACAATAACTGCAGtacattaaaaaaaaatcaatactAAAGTACCCAACAGAAAACCTGTTATGGAAGGAAGCGAAAATATCCACAATGGGTAGGAACGACAAATAAGAGTGGGTGGATGCGCAAATCTAGAAGCAACACTGTCACAATTTAGTGGGTAGATGCAAATCAAACCCTTGATACACCTTTCACATTCTAGAAGCACAATGAATCGCCAATGGACACCAAAACTTCTAAAAAGACAGATAATTACCAATTCATTGCATTTTTTGTGAACAACAATCTTAATGCCGCAGCCCCAGCAGGGATAAATATCGCAAGGATGACACCAAATGCATGGAGTAACATTCCTGCAACCATATGTGAGACATTATAGCTGGCTAGCACAGTTATTCTACAGAATTAAGTAAACACATAAAGCTAGTATCTAATCAGTTTGCAACTGAGCACTTCTCATAAAACTTCACAAAAACTGCAAAAAGGTTATCTATAATCCAAATTAATATGATATTATCTATAAAGCTAAAAGAAATGTGTACACATAAATACAGAAAAGATTAGCTTCAGACAACTAAGAGAAAGTTCAGCTTTTATCGAAATAGCATTCAACTATTTAGACTTAGCAAATACCAAGTGTAAATCCACAATTATATGTGCGCTAAGGCCCTAATTGTGAAGATGTAACTGCATTACTTGGAAATTTTAAATTATagaggagaaaaaaataaaattgaagTTCATAAAATTAGACTTCAAAAAAATTATGTCAAATTGTAAATTAATTGTTTGACATTTCTCTTAGTTGATTTTCCTAGAGTTTAAATCAAACTTTATATAAAATTTATAAGATAGGGGCAGTACACATGCAAACAGGTAGGCTTGAACAATTTTATATGTTATGTCCAGATACCGCCCATACTCCTTTCCTTAAATAACCTCCACCCTCATATGCAAAAGGTAAAACAGCTAGCAGGATATTACTTCAATGTACATTTCAGTCACTTACCTCTTATTAAATCTAAAAGAGATAGAGACCATGACATCAAGGTAATGTTCGGGAACGTCAGGAACAGTGGTACAAGAAGAAAAATGGCTATTGGTAGACTGTGAAGAATCAGAGAGACATCACGAGAATAAAAAACCTGTAAGTAggaatgaaaaataaaaaaactgtaAGTAGGAatgaaaaataataaatttaatcatAGTTCACAAGCAATGGCAGAAATACATGACATATTTAGTGGAAAAGAAAACATGTTCACATCCAAATGGTGCTATCCTCAAATTTGGAAGAACACATGATTAACTTACCATGAACCAAGTCAAATAATCAAAAAAGACAGCTCGCGAATCCTCAATTCCATCCTTAGCAGCTTTATTTGAAGTCTCATTATCTTTTAGCGACATAGAATTTGTGAATGCCTTGACTAGGTGGAATAAATTTTCACCACGTGCTTGAATACTTCCAGGACTGGTACAGAAAGGATAATTCTACAATTATATTATTTCACATGAAATATTAGAAATTCTAGTTAGGACAGTAGTTTAATACATACAATAGATTCTCCAATGTATCATATGAGGTATGATAGAAATAACCACCCAGAACAAAGATAATATCGAGTCCTGGAATGTTGGTGATGTCTTCAGCAAATATCCTATAATCTGTATCACCTGGAATTAGTCCAAACATATCCTGTATGTAGGAAGTACAATAATTCAATCAATATATATCAGCTGGATTATACAGCAGTAGAGGGTAAAAGATTGAGTGGTTGCAACATGTATCGAAGAACAACCTAAACTCCTAAAGGATGAATCCAGCATCTAACAATCTTAACAGAGTATTCATGAAGTGCTTAACAGCTCACTATTAGGTTCAACAGTGCATAGCTTATTTAGATCCATAAGAGACATAAACCAGTGAGTTGCAAACAATCGCCTAAGTGAGAAAATTAATTTTCTGCATGCTACCACTTCTCTTTTACTCGTTGATTTGGATGTTCTTTTACCAATATTTCTTAATATTTTAGGCTTGGGGCCTACAGAATGAGGGGTTTTTGAAAAAGGCACATGGAAATGAGAATTTTGGGTTTCCCTCCATCCCTCCCTCCTTCACAGGCAACTGATATGCTCACCGCCAAGCAGCATCTACCAATGTTCAAACAAAGCCAATTATTGTGAGCAATCGATATACTCGTAAACCTCAAAATAAGCTGCTACTTTGGTCTGGGCTTGGCTGACAGCTTGTAGGCTAAAACTAACTAGGCAAAAAGACAGGAGCTAAAACAAGCATGTAAATAGCCTTATGAAAGCACATGAAACGAAGCAATTTCAAACCCCCAAAAAAGTATATGAACCCTTTTGCACAACTTATACATAAGAAATGATGCAAGGTAACTAGTTAAGAAGCAAGAACCTGAGCGACGCTATTGGCCATAGGATACTTTGCAGACTGAGCATAAACACGAGAAGGCCACGATCCAGGTCCAGATTGGCAAACTAAATCTGGTAACAAAAAGGTAAATTGGTTGGATAAGATTCACGTCTAAAATCAGCATAGTAgtcaaacaaaaaaattaactTTAACATGCCAACATGTCTATGCGGTATGGTTGTTAGTGTTAACAAAAACAAAAGCCATTCGTAGTTTTATGTTTTATCCAACAACACAAGAATCAGTTTAACAAATAAATCACTAAATAAAAATGAATCCATAAAACAGAGTCAATTCGTACTTTCCTCAAGGAGACAAACAGTACTCAGTTGCTAACTTAACAATTAACATAATAAAAGGTTTCTCGTATCTAGGACAATGCACATTAACTTGATGTCTTAACATCAATACAAGAGTTTTAACATTATGAATCTGTCAATTCAAATTAATAGACTCAACTGTTTGGGAAATCCATCTGATGGTCCTTTTGCATAGGGAGAAAAAACTCTATAGGCTTGCAGCAGCAGTTCCATTGGATGCAGAACTAAAATATCTAGACACAGAGCAAAACTTAACCAACCAATAAGCAAGTAACAGATGCAAATATCGAATAGTAGTTACAGGAAGACATAATTGCACACAAAAGCTTCAGATCTACTAAATCAAAATATTGTATGAAACTAGGATATGTTAGAAGTTacaaatatactagtgaaccgTACACTCAACATGATAATTTCTTGGAAACCAATATGAAATACATTACTAACTAGGAAAATAATACCTGTACCCCCACTTCCAGAAGCTTCAATATTAATGAAAGCACTGATTGAGCTGTTCCATGTATGTGTCTTAATAAAACCATGTGAGCCCTGGTTAAACATCATCGAATATGGGAGCAGGTAAGTTGCTTCAGTGGGTTTAATACACAAACAAATCAACTGAACCAACACAATTTTTACCATTTCTTTTAGATGCTGCTTTGTTAAATCCCCatttttatcaatttttttcATAAGAAGAAAAATCATTTGGAGGACTTTCATGTTTCTTTATCTGTGACAGATAGACTATTTGTAGGATTAGACTATTACTAGGTTGGCCAACCCTACAATTCTTTTGCAACAAGATACAAGCATACAATTCTTTTGCACCAAGATAAATGAAGGTAATCTCCTCTCAGATGAGAAGGTTGAAGCTATCCAGCCCTTGGAACATGGCTGAGACTGAACTGAAGCACAGCCAATTAAAGAGCATTTCCATTACTGGAAATTACTCCCACCACAACAATTACTATTTTCATTTATGCATTCTACATATATGTGAGGCCAAGTGGTCGAGCAATTAGGTGAAAACTCACAGTAACATACCAAAAGAAAAAGTTCTTCTGCACCATTGAAAAGGAAAATCACCGGTCGAGGAGGTACCCACCCAGAGTCAATGATGAGTCGTGATAGCTCAAGCATAGATGCTGGAAAAGGAATATTCCATTAGAAGTCTGCATAGTGAGAACAACGTCTATGTTTAGAAGATAAGACATCTGTACTTACCAACACAAGAACCACAGTCTGCCGCACCAGGAGATCCGAGCGGACTGTCAAAATGTCCATTCACCAACAAGGATGGATCGTCATCTTCTGAAACATTTGATGAAATCCTGTAATTAATTGTTATATCTTAGAAAATAATTTGACTCTTCAAAAAGAATATAAAAGCTAGAGAAACTATTACCCATATTAGAACCCCAATATAGTTAAAGTGGCCCTGTCCTAGTAATGAATTCTAAActaaattaaattattatatGAGTTCAGCCATATAAGGCATGGGAAAACACTGAAACAAATCATGTTAGCATTTTGTGGTGCAGTGAGAGTGAAAGTTTGGTTGTTAGAACAGGAGGGAACTTTGGGCATATTCAGGGTGCTTCATAGCTCAAACCCTTAACCCAGAGGAAATGTGATTTAAATTAGGCTGGTCAATGTTCCAGCTTAGTAACTGGCTTAGTAACCAGGTTTGATTGACAATTGTCAGTAATTGTCGGGGTGGCTCAACAGATGAATGGATAGTACTTATTACGCATCTAGATAGCCGGTTACACTCCTTCTGTATGCTATAAGCAATTGAAAACTGTATCCACTGCTTCTTTTGAAATGATCTTAGTGAACCAGAATAAATGTAGTTTCCAGTTTTAGTAAATATATTTGAAAAAGATTGTAGAGGCAAGACATAACATTACATCCAAAATTAACACTAAAGTTTTATCATAAAAATTTTAAGGAGGTATGCTTACAAATGCACACTTTAGATAAATTGTAATAGGGATATGAATGAACATGCATGGGAGTTAATGTTTTTGTGGGAAGAACATTGAACTAAGTTAGTTTTAAACTTTCAATAGTTTTTTGTGTTTAATAAAATTCACAGCCACCCAATTACATAGAGTAAACATTTAGACAAAAAGAATCGGTGGAAAGATAGGAGAGCAAAACCATGAACGTACCTCATGACAATATTCTTATGGTTCCTGTAGCCTAGTGTTACTCTATGACGTAGAAACATCATGCTGAAAGAGCCACTAACAAGTGTTTCCTCGACCTCTATTCTGCAATGGGAAACGAAAAGGTGAAGTAAATAACAGATTATAAATAGAAAACAAACTGCATAAAAGTTGTCCTATTAGATTTATAAATACTGCACCAGAGTTTCGTTAATTTCTCAGTGGTTCTTAGTACAGAATAGCAAAACAAGTATATCAGAAACTACTGCATGAACATAAAAGATTCGAAGATCTGTTGTGGTTGCTGTTAAGGGTATAATAGTCAAGGGTAGTATTGTAATATCCtgttgtctagggtttgggtgctctGATGTATATGTATCCCCGTGTATCCCCGTGAAGGGTAGTATTGTAATATCCTGgtgtctagggtttgggtgctctCATGTATATGTATCCCCATTTGGGACTATTCAACATAGGCATACACTTCAGCCTCTCTTCTCCTCACCATTTGTAACAGTTGCATGGAAACTCCTGTGGATCAGGACAACCTATGGTACGGGTTTAGGGACAAAATTCTGCTAACCATCCTATGTGTTTGTCTACCATACATTGGTAGACATGTCTTTTTCTTTGCGAAATTCAGCCAATATACGCATTCACTTCAATGCAAGATGTGCTAAACAAAAAACAAACTCAAAAGTAACATTTCAACCATCATTTGGACCACTAGTAGTTTGGGTTTCAGCTATGTCAACCAAATTACAAAACCACTGCAAAAACCTAGTCCAGTGAACTGATGGTACTAAGCAGATATAAGGATGTGGCCTTGATAATAATATTGGGCCAATCGAGGGGCTTCAAATGTTAATTTCAAGCTACCATGGATCTGGCCCTCTATGTtgcacggatacggatacgtgtatcggtatcggaaggatacggatacgcggatacggcaATTTCCTAAACAATccgatacgcggatacgtttactatttaaaaaataaaataataataataatgctGGTCTGACTACCATTGTCTTAGGAAAGCCCACGGCCCATCTAAGCACCATATGTGTACCAGTGCCCTGCCCAATCGACTGCCAGCCCATCCGTGTCCAGTTCAGCTCTCGCGCAGGCGCACAGCTGCTTCCGCTCCCCGCAACCCATCCCCATCTGCTCCACCGCCCGCATCCCCGTCCGCCCTCTTCTCTATGGCACACCACCTCCGCTCGGAGCGTCGATTCGGCAGCCGCGGAGCTCGAATCGACGGCAGCAGAGGTCGATCCGGCGGTTGCGGACATCAAATCggcagcggcggaggtcgaatcccgcggtggtggagctccaaTCAGCGAAGGCGGAGGTCCGCGGTGCTtcaatcggcggcggcggagcctgaATCGACGGCGGTTCGGCGGCCAACGCGAGCACGCGAGCTGGCGAGCAACCTTGCCCGCACAGGACTCTCCTTCTGCTCCCCTTCGTGTTGCACGGCCTCCACTCTGTTCGTGGCTGGGCGTATCCGCAGCCCAGGTTGGACGTTTGCTGGATTGGATACGTATCTTCCACGTATCGgaattttgttttatttatttttttgccgATACTCCATGGATACGTGTCCACCGCGTATCCGATGCGTATCCGTATCGGATACGTATCGGGGTAACGGGTAACGTAGCTGGCCCTACTCCATCAGTTCTGCTTGGACCACACTTTCTGTCCTTTCGTCCTAAAGACGAATCAAACGAAGTCCAGATAGCAGATACCACAGTAATGTTAGCGTCTGGCAGAGCATGCAAACTGATATGTTGTCGCATTCCAACTTTAATAGATCCCGATTTAATGCGATACTAGGAGAAGCAATCCAGCGAGCAGCCATCGGGCAGGACCACAACCCAGCACCCGAGAACAGCAGAACCATCGCTGTCGCTGGAACCGCAGAGCAGAGCAAGCATTGGAGGATCCAAATCGACAAAAAGGCGGAAAGGAGGCGAGGGGGGAGATTCACCTGTACTCCgggcccgcgcgcgcggcgaggcccTCCAGCTCCCCCATGATGTACTGCGCGGCGGCTTCCAGCCCCGGGCTCCcctcctgcagcagcagcaaacagCGGTGAAACAAATCAGCACACGAGCGAGGGCGAGAGGGCGAGCGGGAGCGGCGGGCGGACCTGGCGGCCGGGGAtgtcgacggcgaggcggtggaggtggcggaGCACGCGGCCCTCGGCGAAGTCCCCCGGCGGGGCGTCGGCGCCCAGCGGCGCGACGTGGCGCATGTGGATGGCGCGGTAGGCGAGGAGCGAGAGGGCGCCGTAGAGCACGGCGAGCGCGAGCAGCACGCGCGCGGAGTCCCCcgagcccgcgccgcccgcggcggcgggcgcgggccgccggcgcggcggcgcgcggggggcCATCGGGGACCGGCCGGTCagcctcggcggcgccgccgccgctgtcgtcgCGACTCGCGAGCGAGGGAGGATTCGGGAGGGCGGCTGGGGTGCGGTGGGAGGCGGGGACCCTCGTGACCCACCGCGGCGAATGGGAAGATTTGATTTGACTTGGTTTGGGGGAGGCGGAGCTGGACGGGGGTGGTGGTTCCAGAGTTGGTGTGATggcgggggcggccggggtggccggGTGGCGTGCGCCAGGAGGTCTGAGCGGGCCGGAAATCCTTGACCCGAAGAAGCGCACCGTGCCGGACGGATGCGCCGGCCAGTTTGGACGTGGGGACCCAGGGAGGCGCAGTCGCTGTTTGGGTGGAAAATCCTCGGAAGTACAGCGGTTTCAGTTCAGGCCGTCCGAAACACAATGTCcaggtgcaaaaaaaaaagtatctgCGTCTCCTTTAGACTTTAGAGAGAGGACGGTGTATATATCCTGGTTTTTTATTATTACACGAAATTACGTAGGTGGATTTGATTTCGTTTCGGAACAAAATATTATTTAAGAAACTCGCCAGCAGCCACAAGATATGAATGGAGGAGTCAACAAAATACGCCCCAAAGCCAAAAGGAACCATTTAATTGATTTGTGTCCGATGACATGGTGAAGAAAGAGTCAACCAAGTTTTTCCCAGAATGTGTTGCAACTAACCTAAGCGGCTCCACCTTATGAAGAAAGAATTTCATGATTATTTGATGGTGTCAATGTGTCATGGGCAGAGTAAAGAGTAGCTTTTGTTCATGTGAGGTTTCGTTCTTGCTGCATTATGTTATGACCAAGTTACTCACTGCTGATTATGCTGTGCTTGATATAACAACGAACACCAAACATCGTATAGCCTGGTTGTACATACAATGAAGCAAAATTCTTATGATAATCATACATTTAAATCAAACCACGTGAACTAAAAGTCACTATGTAAGAATGCAACAAAAAAGATTAGAGACATGCTTCAATAACACACGTCTCTGATATGTTAGTCACCCTCAATTATACATATGACACGTCTATAATAATGAAAAAATAGAGACGCATATAAAGAAAACGCGTCTCTGATTACTTAGAAAGTTATCATAGGCGTGGTTTGTCCACCGCGTTTCAGATGAGAACACATGTCAGAGACGGGCGAAACCAACCCGCGTTACAGGTAAAATCTCACGGACCCGAAATTTTTgttaagggggtgtttagttgatgaaaatttttggtacaaaggtcacatcaaatgtttgacCACATGTTGGAAGAGATTTTTGGGcattaattaaaaaactaatttcaaaaCTCGCTtggaaactgcgagacgaatcttttgaggtctttgaccacatcattagcacatatagattactgtagcatttatggctaatcatgtactaattaggctcaaaaaaatTTGTCTCGCTGTATACATCTAAATTgcgcaattaattttatttttaactatatttaatactatatatatatatgtgtctaGAGGTGAGACAAGGTAACTAAACGGGCTCCACCTACCGCTGGCATCCACCCCTACCGCTCCCGTCCCCAGACCGCATCTCGTCCTTTCTCATCTCTCTCCACCTCTCCACTCTCAGATCGCATCTCGAGCGCGGAGGACCATGgccatcgtcaccaccgagccTCGATCTCCACCTCCGGTCacgacgccatcgccgccgcctcgtccccCCTACcgccgtctctctctctctctctctctctctctctctctcatgctCTGACGGGCAACTCCATTCGCGTCGCCAGGATGGGCTCCTCCAT
This portion of the Panicum virgatum strain AP13 chromosome 2N, P.virgatum_v5, whole genome shotgun sequence genome encodes:
- the LOC120658078 gene encoding endoplasmic reticulum metallopeptidase 1-like isoform X1; the protein is MAPRAPPRRRPAPAAAGGAGSGDSARVLLALAVLYGALSLLAYRAIHMRHVAPLGADAPPGDFAEGRVLRHLHRLAVDIPGRQEGSPGLEAAAQYIMGELEGLAARAGPEYRIEVEETLVSGSFSMMFLRHRVTLGYRNHKNIVMRISSNVSEDDDPSLLVNGHFDSPLGSPGAADCGSCVASMLELSRLIIDSGWVPPRPVIFLFNGAEELFLLGSHGFIKTHTWNSSISAFINIEASGSGGTDLVCQSGPGSWPSRVYAQSAKYPMANSVAQDMFGLIPGDTDYRIFAEDITNIPGLDIIFVLGGYFYHTSYDTLENLFPGSIQARGENLFHLVKAFTNSMSLKDNETSNKAAKDGIEDSRAVFFDYLTWFMVFYSRDVSLILHSLPIAIFLLVPLFLTFPNITLMSWSLSLLDLIRGMLLHAFGVILAIFIPAGAAALRLLFTKNAMNWFAHPYLAFLMFVPASLVGLLLPRNIWGLSEQTHFWGSFGLYSVITMAYMLAGLSGGFLTFFISMSMLLGRFISSIIKRQWNQQSPKQIMCRLLVAYVVPMIPCLLYCTYYGGFLIQFLIEKMGMMGSLPKPYGFFVPDIIVGAAVGLVVGWCFGPLAPIATRWLSKTSILQGLLQITVVALAISSQLFPYSTGAPKRVVLQHTYVTDANDVVDSNYGFSVVDANSLEFLFNNAPEAAKWLKDNSELSFEEKYRSDRSSWVALYPVPFLFSGSLEFQAQTDEIRKHYHNFPQLHIQKTWSNNGQRRVHLNLSLGSLSEIWTAVLNVTGPLSNWSFADNMLPAPQTVSGGPPSYICRLSGKSDVDWSFWLEANSSESLRIDVAVLDQYLVDSTKKLKSLFPSWADLTAFTTFLSTYYL
- the LOC120658078 gene encoding endoplasmic reticulum metallopeptidase 1-like isoform X2, whose translation is MAPRAPPRRRPAPAAAGGAGSGDSARVLLALAVLYGALSLLAYRAIHMRHVAPLGADAPPGDFAEGRVLRHLHRLAVDIPGRQEGSPGLEAAAQYIMGELEGLAARAGPEYRIEVEETLVSGSFSMMFLRHRVTLGYRNHKNIVMRISSNVSEDDDPSLLVNGHFDSPLGSPGAADCGSCVASMLELSRLIIDSGWVPPRPVIFLFNGAEELFLLGSHGFIKTHTWNSSISAFINIEASGSGGTDLVCQSGPGSWPSRVYAQSAKYPMANSVAQDMFGLIPGDTDYRIFAEDITNIPGLDIIFVLGGYFYHTSYDTLENLFPGSIQARGENLFHLVKAFTNSMSLKDNETSNKAAKDGIEDSRAVFFDYLTWFMVFYSRDVSLILHSLPIAIFLLVPLFLTFPNITLMSWSLSLLDLIRGMLLHAFGVILAIFIPAGAAALRLLFTKNAMNWFAHPYLAFLMFVPASLVGLLLPRNIWGLSEQTHFWGSFGLYSVITMAYMLAGLSGGFLTFFISMSMLLGRFISSIIKRQWNQQSPKLLVAYVVPMIPCLLYCTYYGGFLIQFLIEKMGMMGSLPKPYGFFVPDIIVGAAVGLVVGWCFGPLAPIATRWLSKTSILQGLLQITVVALAISSQLFPYSTGAPKRVVLQHTYVTDANDVVDSNYGFSVVDANSLEFLFNNAPEAAKWLKDNSELSFEEKYRSDRSSWVALYPVPFLFSGSLEFQAQTDEIRKHYHNFPQLHIQKTWSNNGQRRVHLNLSLGSLSEIWTAVLNVTGPLSNWSFADNMLPAPQTVSGGPPSYICRLSGKSDVDWSFWLEANSSESLRIDVAVLDQYLVDSTKKLKSLFPSWADLTAFTTFLSTYYL